In Leisingera methylohalidivorans DSM 14336, a single genomic region encodes these proteins:
- a CDS encoding rod shape-determining protein, with amino-acid sequence MAFFGNLGGLFTSDMAIDLGTANTLVYVKGRGVILSEPSVVAYHVKDGVKKVLAVGEDAKLMLGRTPGSIEAIRPMREGVIADFDTAEEMIKHFIRKVHKRSTFSKPKIIVCVPHGATPVEKRAIRQSVLSAGARRAGLIAEPIAAAIGAGMPITDPTGNMVVDIGGGTTEVAVLSLGDIVYARSVRVGGDRMDEAIISYLRRQQNLLVGEATAERIKTSIGTARMPDDGRGQSMQIRGRDLLNGVPKEIEISQAQVAEALAEPVQQICEAVMTALETTPPDLAADIVDRGVMLTGGGALLGDLDLALREQTGLAVSIADESLNCVALGTGKALEYEKQLAHAIDYDS; translated from the coding sequence ATGGCGTTTTTCGGAAACTTGGGCGGTCTGTTCACTTCGGACATGGCCATCGATCTCGGTACTGCCAATACGCTGGTCTATGTAAAGGGCCGCGGCGTGATCCTGTCCGAGCCTTCAGTGGTGGCCTACCACGTCAAGGATGGCGTCAAAAAGGTGCTGGCGGTGGGCGAAGACGCCAAGCTGATGCTGGGCCGCACCCCCGGCTCGATCGAGGCGATCCGGCCGATGCGCGAAGGCGTGATTGCCGACTTCGACACCGCCGAAGAAATGATCAAGCACTTCATCCGCAAGGTGCATAAGCGCTCGACCTTCTCCAAGCCCAAGATCATTGTCTGCGTGCCGCATGGCGCCACCCCGGTTGAAAAACGCGCGATCCGCCAGTCGGTGCTGTCCGCAGGTGCGCGCCGCGCCGGGCTGATTGCCGAGCCGATTGCTGCGGCCATCGGCGCCGGCATGCCGATCACCGACCCGACCGGCAACATGGTTGTCGACATCGGCGGCGGCACCACCGAAGTGGCGGTTCTGTCGCTGGGGGATATCGTTTATGCCCGTTCGGTCCGCGTTGGCGGCGACCGTATGGATGAGGCGATCATTTCCTACCTGCGCCGCCAGCAGAACCTGCTGGTGGGCGAAGCCACGGCGGAACGCATCAAGACCTCCATCGGCACCGCCCGGATGCCGGACGACGGCCGCGGCCAGTCGATGCAGATCCGCGGCCGCGACCTGCTGAATGGCGTGCCGAAGGAAATCGAGATCTCTCAGGCGCAGGTGGCCGAAGCGCTGGCCGAGCCGGTCCAGCAGATCTGCGAAGCAGTGATGACCGCGCTGGAGACCACACCGCCGGATCTGGCCGCCGACATCGTCGACCGCGGCGTGATGCTGACCGGCGGCGGCGCGCTGCTGGGGGATCTGGATCTGGCCCTGCGCGAACAGACCGGCCTGGCCGTGTCGATTGCGGATGAAAGCCTCAACTGCGTGGCACTGGGCACCGGCAAGGCGCTGGAATACGAAAAGCAGCTGGCCCACGCCATCGACTACGACAGCTAA
- the mreC gene encoding rod shape-determining protein MreC has translation MAKDKSQRDDYATPLRRLLTAVLCLCLAAVFIVWRIDSPRVERFRAQVADRVVPSMDWAMVPVTAAINLVRDFQSYQRLAEQNRELRSELRQMRAWKEAALQLEQENARLLDFNNVRLDPQLTYITGVVMADSGSPFRQSVLLNVGSRDGVHDGWAAMDGIGLVGRISGTGRDTARVILLTDAASAVPAAIQPSGQTALVTGDNSAAPVLSFLENPDLVRPGDRVISSGDGSVFPAGLLIGQVAKDRSGRMRVRLSADYSRLEFLRVLRHHGTEVIQDPGGLVGAAPGDPIPQPRPEGLGDGSAEGTAEAGNG, from the coding sequence GTGGCCAAAGACAAGTCACAGCGCGACGATTATGCAACCCCGCTGCGGCGTCTGCTGACAGCGGTGCTGTGCCTGTGCCTGGCTGCAGTTTTTATTGTCTGGCGGATCGACAGCCCGCGGGTGGAGCGTTTCCGCGCCCAGGTGGCGGACCGGGTGGTGCCCAGCATGGATTGGGCCATGGTGCCAGTCACCGCCGCTATTAACCTGGTGCGCGATTTCCAAAGCTATCAGCGGCTTGCCGAGCAGAACCGCGAGCTGCGCAGCGAGCTGCGCCAGATGCGGGCCTGGAAAGAGGCGGCGCTGCAGCTGGAGCAGGAAAATGCCCGGCTGCTGGACTTCAACAATGTGCGGCTGGACCCGCAGCTGACCTATATCACCGGGGTTGTGATGGCCGACAGCGGTTCCCCCTTCCGGCAGTCGGTACTGCTGAATGTGGGCAGCCGCGACGGGGTGCATGACGGCTGGGCCGCGATGGACGGGATCGGGCTGGTGGGCCGGATTTCCGGTACCGGGCGCGACACAGCGCGTGTTATTCTGCTGACCGACGCCGCCAGCGCTGTTCCGGCTGCCATCCAGCCCTCCGGCCAGACCGCGCTGGTCACCGGCGACAACAGCGCCGCGCCAGTCCTGAGCTTTCTGGAAAACCCCGATCTCGTGCGGCCCGGCGACCGGGTGATTTCCTCCGGCGACGGCTCGGTGTTTCCGGCAGGCCTGCTGATCGGCCAGGTGGCCAAGGACCGCTCGGGGCGGATGCGGGTGCGGCTGTCCGCCGATTACAGCCGGCTGGAGTTTCTGCGGGTGCTGCGCCATCACGGAACCGAAGTGATCCAGGATCCCGGCGGGCTGGTCGGTGCAGCCCCGGGTGATCCGATTCCGCAGCCGCGGCCTGAAGGGCTGGGAGACGGCAGCGCTGAAGGAACGGCTGAGGCGGGCAATGGCTAA
- a CDS encoding adenylate/guanylate cyclase domain-containing protein: MERRLAAVLAADMVGYSRLMDADEQGTLARLRTHRIELIDPSIAKNRGSIIKTTGDGMLVEFASVSDAVGCAAEVQGRMRKRNADVAPDQRIQFRVGINLGDIIFEDGDIYGSGVNVAARLEQTAGAGEICVSAAVYGQVRNTSGLLFEDLGEQTLKNISEPVRIYRLLLGEEVSAASPEGAGRPASVVKPSIAVLPFANMSGDPDQEFFADGLTEDILTELSRRHELFVISRNSTFVYKGQAVNVREAAEKLGARYIVEGSVRKAGNRLRVTVQLIDSRNDSHIWAEKYDRGLDDIFAIQDEVTSSIVATLPGRIEASQQDEVARKKPSSLAAYDCVLAAKVLHHRSTREDNAEAMKLIGRAIELDPEYAHAHAWRGCIRGQAWGYGWCDDRDAMLALASESIEKAAAMDDNDADVHRLMAALGIVRNDLERARYHQERALALNPNYDLSVVQMGELLTWTGRPEEGAEWIEKAMRLNPHFPARFWSHLGKAHFTARLYEQALSDFMRLPALDAVQSALVAASHGWLGNLEQAAAYAGHVREQDPAADIPALLAGLHYGRSEDAEHFSEGLRKAGFD; encoded by the coding sequence ATGGAACGCAGGCTGGCCGCCGTGCTGGCGGCGGATATGGTTGGCTACAGCCGCCTGATGGACGCGGATGAGCAAGGCACGCTTGCCCGTTTGCGGACCCACAGGATCGAGCTGATCGACCCTTCGATCGCCAAAAACCGCGGCTCCATCATCAAGACGACCGGCGACGGGATGCTGGTGGAATTCGCCAGCGTGTCGGATGCAGTGGGCTGTGCCGCCGAGGTGCAGGGCCGGATGCGCAAGCGCAATGCGGACGTGGCGCCGGACCAGCGCATTCAGTTTCGGGTCGGAATCAACCTTGGTGACATTATCTTTGAGGACGGCGACATCTACGGCAGCGGCGTCAATGTGGCGGCCAGGCTGGAACAGACGGCTGGCGCGGGGGAGATCTGCGTGTCCGCCGCGGTCTACGGGCAAGTGCGCAACACGTCCGGGTTGCTGTTTGAGGATCTGGGCGAGCAGACCCTGAAAAACATTTCCGAGCCTGTGCGGATTTACCGTTTGCTGCTGGGCGAGGAGGTGTCCGCCGCGTCACCGGAGGGCGCCGGCAGGCCGGCGTCGGTGGTGAAGCCTTCGATTGCGGTGCTGCCCTTCGCCAATATGAGCGGAGATCCCGATCAGGAATTCTTTGCCGACGGGCTGACAGAGGACATCCTGACCGAACTCAGCCGCCGCCATGAGCTGTTCGTGATCTCGCGCAACTCGACCTTTGTCTACAAGGGGCAGGCGGTGAATGTGCGCGAGGCGGCGGAGAAACTTGGTGCCCGCTACATCGTCGAAGGCAGTGTGCGCAAGGCGGGCAACCGCCTGCGGGTTACCGTGCAGCTGATCGACAGCCGCAACGACTCCCATATCTGGGCGGAGAAATACGACCGCGGCCTGGATGATATCTTTGCGATACAGGATGAGGTGACCTCCTCCATCGTGGCGACCTTGCCAGGGCGGATCGAAGCCTCGCAGCAGGATGAAGTGGCGCGCAAGAAACCTTCAAGCCTTGCGGCTTATGACTGCGTTCTGGCCGCCAAGGTGCTGCATCACCGCAGCACCCGCGAGGACAATGCCGAGGCAATGAAGCTGATCGGCCGGGCGATTGAGCTGGATCCGGAATACGCGCATGCGCACGCTTGGCGCGGCTGTATCCGCGGCCAGGCTTGGGGCTATGGCTGGTGCGACGATCGCGACGCGATGCTGGCGCTGGCCAGCGAGTCGATCGAAAAGGCCGCGGCAATGGATGACAACGACGCGGATGTGCACCGTCTGATGGCGGCGCTCGGGATTGTCCGCAACGATTTGGAGCGGGCGCGCTACCACCAGGAACGGGCCCTGGCGCTGAACCCGAATTACGACCTGTCGGTGGTCCAGATGGGCGAACTGCTGACCTGGACCGGCCGGCCGGAAGAGGGCGCTGAGTGGATCGAAAAGGCGATGCGTCTAAATCCGCATTTTCCGGCCCGCTTCTGGAGCCATCTGGGCAAGGCGCATTTCACCGCCCGGCTCTATGAGCAGGCGTTGTCCGATTTCATGCGGCTGCCGGCGCTGGATGCCGTTCAATCGGCACTGGTGGCCGCCAGCCATGGCTGGCTTGGCAATCTGGAACAGGCCGCAGCATACGCAGGCCACGTCCGCGAGCAGGATCCGGCGGCGGACATTCCCGCCTTGCTGGCCGGACTGCATTATGGCCGCAGCGAGGACGCCGAACATTTCAGCGAAGGGCTTCGCAAGGCCGGGTTTGATTAG
- a CDS encoding 23S rRNA (adenine(2030)-N(6))-methyltransferase RlmJ — protein sequence MLSYQHIYHAGNLADVQKHALLAWTLAYLTRKDKPLSYIETHAGRGLYQLDAAEAVKTGEAEQGITRVLADHGLAADHPLHHALTETRNQHGGAAYPGSPLVAASLLRPGDALHFAELHPQENAALRAALRPWKAKVHQQDGFELAMSLAPPTPRRGLILIDPSYEIKTDYARIPGIIGQLHKKWNVGIIALWYPILKDGAHTQMLTALEAQGLPGALRHEVSFPPVRDGHRMIGSGMFVVNAPYGIEEEAARLSALFEGISRK from the coding sequence ATGCTCTCCTATCAGCACATATACCACGCCGGGAATCTGGCTGACGTTCAGAAGCACGCGCTGCTTGCCTGGACACTGGCCTACCTCACCCGCAAGGACAAACCGCTCAGCTATATCGAGACTCATGCCGGCCGGGGCCTCTATCAGCTGGACGCGGCAGAGGCGGTCAAGACCGGCGAAGCCGAACAAGGCATCACACGGGTTCTGGCGGACCATGGCCTGGCAGCGGATCACCCGCTGCACCACGCCCTGACGGAAACCCGCAATCAGCATGGCGGGGCGGCCTATCCAGGCTCGCCGCTGGTCGCCGCCTCTTTGCTGCGCCCGGGCGACGCGCTGCATTTTGCCGAGCTGCACCCGCAGGAAAACGCAGCCCTGCGTGCCGCGCTGAGACCCTGGAAGGCCAAAGTGCATCAGCAGGACGGGTTTGAGCTGGCCATGTCTCTGGCGCCGCCAACCCCCCGCCGCGGCCTCATTCTGATTGACCCCAGCTACGAAATTAAAACCGACTATGCCCGTATTCCCGGTATCATCGGCCAGCTGCACAAGAAGTGGAATGTGGGGATCATCGCTTTGTGGTATCCGATCCTCAAGGACGGCGCCCATACACAGATGCTGACGGCGCTGGAGGCGCAAGGCCTGCCTGGCGCGTTGCGCCACGAGGTCTCCTTTCCGCCGGTCCGTGACGGGCACCGGATGATTGGCAGCGGCATGTTTGTGGTCAACGCCCCCTATGGCATCGAAGAAGAGGCCGCCCGGCTGTCGGCGCTGTTCGAAGGGATTTCCCGCAAGTAA
- a CDS encoding 2-isopropylmalate synthase, translated as MTNTSPITGPNSGDKSRVVIFDTTLRDGEQSPGATMTHDEKLEIAGLLDEMGVDIIEAGFPIASEGDFRAVSEIAERSKNSVICGLARASFKDIDRCAEAVRKAAQPRIHTFIGTSALHRAIPNLTMDEMADKIHETVTHARNLVDNVQWSPMDATRTEWDYLCRVIEIAIKAGATTINIPDTVGYTAPMESADLIRRLIETVPGADEVVFATHCHNDLGMATANALAAVAGGARQIECTINGLGERAGNTALEEVVMALKTRNDIMPWHTGIDTTKIMHISRRVSTVSGFVVQPNKAIVGKNAFAHESGIHQDGMLKNRENFEIMRPEDVGLSGTSLPLGKHSGRAALRDKLEHLGYEVGDNQLKDVFVRFKELADRKKEVFDDDLIALMRTGVDAENDYLKIVSMKVVCGTGGPAESTVEMEIDGKDVTETAEGDGPVDATFKAIRMIYPNTARLQLYQVHAVTEGTDAQATVSVRLEEDGIIATGESANTDTVVASAKAYVNALNRLIVRRGRVGEGADTREISYKDLA; from the coding sequence ATGACCAACACTTCCCCGATTACCGGCCCGAACTCCGGCGACAAATCCCGTGTCGTGATTTTCGACACCACCCTGCGCGACGGCGAGCAGAGCCCCGGTGCCACCATGACCCATGACGAGAAGCTGGAGATTGCCGGCCTTCTGGACGAGATGGGCGTGGACATCATCGAGGCCGGCTTCCCGATTGCCTCCGAAGGCGACTTCCGCGCGGTGTCCGAAATTGCCGAACGCTCGAAAAATTCCGTGATCTGCGGCCTGGCGCGCGCCAGCTTCAAGGATATCGACCGCTGCGCCGAAGCGGTGCGCAAGGCCGCGCAGCCGCGGATCCATACCTTCATCGGCACCTCGGCGCTGCACCGCGCCATCCCGAACCTGACCATGGACGAGATGGCCGACAAGATCCACGAAACGGTCACCCATGCCCGCAATCTGGTGGACAACGTGCAGTGGTCGCCGATGGATGCGACCCGGACCGAGTGGGACTATCTGTGCCGGGTGATTGAGATCGCCATCAAGGCCGGCGCCACCACCATCAATATCCCCGACACCGTGGGCTACACCGCGCCGATGGAAAGCGCCGACCTGATCAGGCGCCTGATCGAAACCGTACCGGGCGCGGATGAAGTGGTCTTTGCCACCCATTGCCACAACGATCTGGGCATGGCGACCGCCAACGCGCTGGCGGCAGTTGCCGGCGGTGCGCGGCAGATCGAATGCACCATCAACGGCCTTGGCGAACGGGCCGGCAACACCGCGCTGGAAGAGGTGGTGATGGCGCTTAAAACGCGCAATGACATCATGCCCTGGCACACTGGTATCGACACCACCAAGATCATGCATATCTCGCGCCGCGTTTCGACCGTGTCCGGCTTTGTGGTGCAGCCGAACAAGGCCATTGTCGGAAAAAACGCCTTTGCCCACGAAAGCGGTATCCACCAGGACGGGATGCTGAAGAACCGCGAAAACTTTGAAATCATGCGGCCCGAGGACGTGGGCCTCTCCGGCACTTCCCTGCCGCTTGGCAAACATTCAGGCCGCGCTGCGCTGCGCGACAAGCTGGAGCACCTTGGATATGAAGTCGGTGACAACCAGCTGAAGGATGTTTTTGTCCGTTTCAAAGAACTGGCCGACCGCAAGAAAGAGGTGTTTGACGACGACCTTATCGCGCTGATGCGCACCGGTGTGGACGCCGAGAACGACTACCTCAAGATCGTTTCCATGAAAGTGGTCTGCGGCACCGGCGGCCCGGCAGAATCTACAGTCGAGATGGAGATCGACGGCAAGGACGTCACCGAGACCGCCGAGGGCGACGGCCCGGTTGATGCCACCTTCAAGGCGATCCGCATGATCTATCCGAACACCGCCCGGCTGCAGCTGTATCAGGTGCACGCGGTGACCGAGGGCACCGACGCACAGGCAACTGTTTCAGTACGGCTGGAGGAAGACGGCATCATCGCCACAGGCGAAAGCGCGAACACCGATACGGTGGTGGCTTCGGCCAAGGCCTATGTGAACGCGCTGAACCGCCTGATCGTACGCCGCGGCCGGGTTGGCGAAGGCGCCGATACACGCGAGATTTCCTACAAGGATCTGGCTTGA
- the mrdA gene encoding penicillin-binding protein 2 → MKRNSKDLDVSHGKMTRRALLLGGLQLAFAGGLAARMRFLQVDQADEFRLLAEENRINIRLLPPARGQIFDRNGLIIAQNSPSYRITVVPEDAGDVEAVIDKLSRLLPLDPEDLERARTEMRRSPPFLPITLADRIGWEDISKVAVNAPALPGVTPEVGLTRVYPQLGDFAHVVGYVGPVSDYDLSKMEDPEPVLLIPRFQIGKVGFEAKREDVLRGKAGAKRVEVNATGRVMRELDRREGISGSDMQLTTDAELQNYVQARLGRESAAAVVIDCEDGDIRAICSSPSFDPNLFVRGISVADYRMLTEDEYRPLSNKTVQGTYPPGSTFKMITALAALEQGVIGPEETVWCPGHLKVAGRRFHCWKRAGHGHVDLNTSLKRSCDVYYYDVAIKTGIDNISAMANKFGLGIRHDLPMSAVAQGITPTKEWKARSYGKDWLIGDTANSSIGQGFTLASPLQLAVMTARIATGRSVTPRLLKSLDGVEQPSGAGAPLDVSENNLRMVRRGMYSVSNDRRGTGYRSRIIADNIRMAGKSGTSQVRNITAAERAAGVIRNKDLPWDRRDHALYVCFAPYDNPKYAVAVVVEHGGGGSRAAAPIARDVLLQALYDGTPPLEAYPKGDRSRIKAQQERLERERVKRPLGSRSSKA, encoded by the coding sequence ATGAAACGCAACTCCAAGGATCTGGACGTCTCGCACGGCAAGATGACCCGGCGCGCGTTGCTGCTGGGCGGGCTGCAGCTGGCCTTTGCAGGCGGGCTGGCGGCAAGAATGCGTTTTCTGCAAGTGGATCAAGCGGATGAGTTCCGCCTGCTGGCCGAGGAAAACCGGATCAACATCCGCCTGCTGCCGCCTGCCCGCGGGCAGATCTTCGACCGCAACGGGCTGATCATCGCGCAAAACTCCCCGTCCTACCGGATTACAGTGGTGCCCGAGGATGCCGGCGACGTGGAGGCGGTGATTGATAAATTGTCGCGCCTGCTGCCGCTGGATCCCGAAGACCTGGAGCGCGCCCGCACCGAGATGCGCCGGTCGCCGCCCTTCCTGCCGATCACCCTGGCCGACCGGATCGGCTGGGAGGATATATCCAAGGTGGCAGTGAACGCCCCGGCCCTGCCAGGTGTGACGCCCGAGGTCGGCCTGACCCGGGTCTATCCGCAGCTTGGCGACTTTGCCCATGTGGTGGGCTATGTCGGGCCGGTCTCGGATTATGACCTGAGCAAGATGGAAGACCCCGAGCCGGTGCTTCTGATCCCGCGCTTTCAGATCGGCAAGGTAGGTTTCGAGGCCAAGCGCGAGGACGTGCTGCGCGGCAAGGCCGGTGCCAAGCGGGTGGAAGTGAACGCCACCGGCCGGGTGATGCGTGAGCTGGACCGGCGCGAGGGCATATCCGGCTCAGACATGCAGCTGACCACTGACGCAGAGCTGCAAAACTATGTGCAGGCCCGGCTGGGCCGGGAAAGCGCGGCGGCGGTGGTGATCGATTGCGAAGACGGCGATATCCGCGCGATCTGCTCTTCACCCAGTTTCGACCCCAATCTGTTCGTGCGCGGCATTTCGGTGGCCGATTACCGGATGCTGACCGAAGACGAATACCGCCCGCTCTCCAACAAGACCGTGCAGGGCACCTACCCGCCTGGCTCTACTTTTAAGATGATCACCGCGCTGGCGGCGCTGGAACAGGGTGTGATCGGACCTGAGGAAACCGTCTGGTGCCCGGGCCATCTGAAAGTTGCCGGCCGCCGCTTCCATTGCTGGAAACGGGCGGGCCACGGGCATGTGGACCTCAATACTTCACTGAAACGGTCCTGCGATGTTTATTACTATGACGTGGCAATCAAGACCGGGATCGACAACATCTCTGCCATGGCCAACAAATTCGGGCTGGGCATCAGGCACGATCTGCCGATGTCGGCTGTGGCACAGGGGATCACGCCGACTAAGGAATGGAAAGCCCGCTCTTACGGCAAGGACTGGCTGATCGGCGACACAGCGAACTCCTCAATCGGCCAAGGCTTCACGCTCGCCTCGCCGTTGCAGCTGGCGGTGATGACCGCACGGATCGCCACCGGGCGCAGCGTGACGCCGCGGCTGCTCAAATCGCTTGACGGGGTGGAACAGCCCAGCGGCGCGGGCGCTCCCCTGGATGTCAGCGAAAACAACCTGCGCATGGTGCGGCGCGGCATGTACTCGGTCAGCAACGACCGCCGGGGCACCGGCTACCGCTCCCGCATCATCGCTGACAACATACGGATGGCCGGCAAAAGCGGCACCAGCCAGGTCCGAAACATCACCGCCGCCGAACGGGCCGCAGGGGTGATCCGCAACAAGGATCTGCCCTGGGACCGGCGCGACCATGCTCTGTACGTCTGTTTTGCCCCCTACGATAACCCGAAATATGCCGTGGCCGTGGTGGTCGAGCATGGCGGCGGCGGCTCCAGAGCGGCGGCGCCGATTGCCCGCGACGTGTTGCTGCAAGCACTCTACGATGGCACTCCGCCGCTGGAAGCCTACCCCAAAGGGGACCGCAGCCGCATCAAGGCACAGCAGGAGCGGCTGGAACGCGAGCGTGTCAAGCGCCCCCTGGGCAGCAGGAGCAGCAAGGCATGA